From the genome of Amycolatopsis sp. NBC_01488, one region includes:
- a CDS encoding GlxA family transcriptional regulator, producing MAVHRVAVLVLAGVSPLDLAIPTQVFATRAETSYDLTVCSLTPQVTTTVGFDLLVRGGLEQVRAADTVIVPGFEPPLVPPPEPVLDALAEARDRGCRVVSICTGAFALAAAGVLDGLHATTHWQHIEDLERTFPAVRVDRDVLYVDEGDVLTSAGVCCGIDLCLHIVRRDLGAVVANRIARGLVAAPHRDGGQAQFVPAPVAVAGDASLAATRAWVLERLDQPLTLAVLARHARMSQRSFMRRFAEETGTTPLQWLVNARLGLARELLETTGHSVDRVARDCGLGTAANLRLHFRRTLGTTPTAYRRTFTR from the coding sequence ATGGCTGTGCACAGAGTCGCGGTGCTGGTCCTGGCCGGGGTGAGCCCGCTCGATCTGGCGATCCCGACGCAGGTCTTCGCCACGCGTGCCGAGACTTCCTACGACCTGACGGTGTGCTCGCTGACGCCTCAGGTCACCACGACCGTGGGCTTCGATCTGCTCGTCCGCGGCGGCCTGGAGCAGGTGCGGGCCGCCGACACCGTGATCGTGCCCGGATTCGAGCCGCCTCTCGTGCCGCCGCCGGAACCCGTGCTCGACGCGCTGGCCGAGGCCCGCGACCGGGGCTGCCGGGTGGTGTCCATCTGCACGGGCGCGTTCGCGCTGGCGGCAGCCGGGGTGCTGGACGGCCTGCACGCGACCACGCACTGGCAGCACATCGAGGACCTGGAACGGACGTTCCCCGCGGTGCGGGTGGACCGCGACGTGCTCTACGTCGACGAGGGGGACGTGCTCACCTCGGCCGGGGTGTGCTGCGGGATCGACCTGTGCCTGCACATCGTGCGCCGTGACCTCGGCGCCGTGGTGGCCAACCGGATCGCCCGCGGACTGGTTGCCGCACCGCATCGCGACGGTGGCCAGGCGCAGTTCGTGCCGGCGCCGGTCGCGGTGGCCGGCGACGCGTCCCTGGCCGCGACCCGGGCCTGGGTCCTGGAGCGGCTGGACCAGCCGCTCACGCTGGCCGTGCTCGCCCGGCACGCGAGGATGTCCCAGCGTTCGTTCATGCGCCGGTTCGCCGAGGAGACGGGCACGACGCCGTTGCAGTGGCTGGTCAACGCCCGGCTCGGCCTCGCCAGGGAGCTGCTGGAGACCACCGGCCACTCGGTGGACCGGGTGGCCAGGGACTGCGGGTTGGGCACCGCCGCCAACCTCCGGCTGCACTTCCGCCGGACGCTGGGCACCACGCCCACGGCCTACCGGCGGACGTTCACCCGCTGA
- a CDS encoding HD domain-containing protein: MTRRPRTGPIALPDTPLARAAVDLARNAEPPSLFNHSVRSYLFARLTARRLGCQDYDDQLLFAACALHDLGLAADGPHRQRFEVEGADRTAEFLTAQGLPAADVDAVWQAIALHTSAGIAERRGTLCVLVRQGIGLDFGGVLGAGRPDTVTDEQAQAIHAAYPRLTMVRSLVDAIVTQAAADPANAPRYSVPGELLRQRRAAGETRMEQAARTCRWGD; encoded by the coding sequence ATGACACGCCGTCCCCGCACCGGTCCGATCGCGCTGCCGGACACACCCTTGGCCCGTGCGGCCGTGGACCTCGCCCGGAACGCGGAACCGCCGTCCCTGTTCAACCACAGCGTCCGCAGCTACCTGTTCGCCCGCCTGACCGCCCGCCGCCTCGGTTGCCAGGACTACGACGACCAGCTGCTGTTCGCCGCCTGCGCACTCCACGACCTCGGCCTGGCCGCCGACGGCCCGCACCGGCAGCGGTTCGAGGTCGAAGGCGCCGACCGCACCGCGGAATTCCTCACCGCACAAGGATTGCCCGCGGCCGACGTCGACGCCGTGTGGCAGGCGATCGCCCTGCACACGTCGGCGGGCATCGCCGAACGCCGCGGCACGCTGTGCGTGCTCGTTCGCCAAGGCATCGGCCTCGACTTCGGCGGCGTCCTCGGCGCCGGCCGGCCCGACACGGTCACCGACGAGCAGGCGCAAGCCATCCACGCCGCCTACCCCCGCCTGACCATGGTCCGCTCGCTCGTCGACGCCATCGTCACCCAGGCCGCGGCCGACCCGGCCAACGCACCCCGCTACTCGGTGCCCGGCGAACTGCTCCGCCAACGCCGCGCGGCCGGCGAGACCCGCATGGAACAGGCCGCCCGCACCTGCCGGTGGGGCGACTGA
- a CDS encoding RidA family protein translates to MTNYSVEIPSDSAVFGQTTGGFARFGYSPAVRAHDHLFIAGQIGSRPDGTVPDTIEEQTERALRRIEEILRLEKLDLTSLVEVTSYHVDIHQHLPGFLDVKKRFVEAPYPAWSMIGISGLARPEFLIEIKATATYPR, encoded by the coding sequence ATGACGAACTACTCTGTCGAGATCCCTTCGGACTCCGCGGTTTTCGGGCAGACGACCGGGGGCTTCGCACGCTTCGGCTACTCCCCCGCCGTCCGCGCACACGACCACCTCTTCATCGCCGGACAGATCGGCAGCCGCCCCGACGGAACGGTCCCCGACACGATCGAAGAACAAACCGAGCGAGCGCTCCGGCGCATCGAGGAGATCCTCCGGCTCGAGAAGCTCGACCTCACCAGCCTGGTGGAGGTCACCAGTTACCACGTCGACATCCACCAGCACCTCCCCGGCTTCCTGGACGTGAAGAAGCGCTTCGTCGAAGCCCCTTACCCGGCCTGGTCGATGATCGGCATCAGCGGCCTCGCCCGGCCGGAATTCCTCATCGAAATCAAGGCCACCG
- a CDS encoding DUF3817 domain-containing protein produces the protein MTAWSPLRIAATVELVSLIVLLVNLATAHWPAVSSLLGPTHGCAYLFVFIATARHPDTTRVITATALVPGIGGMLALRQLSRRRTSDTSAPDTATQERHR, from the coding sequence GTGACAGCCTGGTCGCCGCTGCGGATTGCGGCCACCGTCGAACTGGTCTCGCTCATCGTCCTGCTGGTGAACCTGGCCACCGCGCACTGGCCCGCGGTGTCCTCGTTGCTGGGGCCCACCCACGGTTGCGCCTACCTGTTCGTGTTCATCGCCACCGCACGCCACCCGGACACGACCCGGGTGATCACGGCAACAGCCCTGGTCCCCGGCATCGGCGGAATGCTCGCCCTGCGGCAGCTTTCACGCCGCCGGACATCGGACACCTCGGCGCCTGATACCGCGACACAGGAACGCCATCGATGA
- a CDS encoding alpha/beta hydrolase — MPHQERVPASVRAQEIVVALLARAPTRLRKAMAGPDIVVEGQELAVDARLLIRSQRGESVLVVDDSPTASRATLDRNAPVLRAGRRPNSRVRTRELTVAGGLAATLYEPATSAAPSGLLVFFHGGGWVIGSRSGYDHVTRYVAERSGHRVLSVDYRLAPEDPFPAGVQDALAAFDDAVARAGELDVDPERIVLGGDSAGATLAAVAARQAAERDGGPLPAGRWLLYPATDLAGRHPSRTTFGRGFLLTDADIGWFQDRYLPAGIDRTDPRVSVLYGEIDPRTAPVHLVTAGFDPLRDEGEAYAARLRSAGIGVTAVREPDLPHGFLPFLHLGPRFEQAVAAGVDALSRMLAQPRSATHGVTD, encoded by the coding sequence GTGCCCCATCAAGAGCGTGTCCCGGCATCGGTTCGTGCCCAGGAGATCGTGGTGGCCCTGCTGGCGCGCGCGCCTACGCGGCTGAGGAAGGCGATGGCCGGACCGGACATCGTCGTCGAGGGACAGGAACTGGCGGTGGATGCCCGCCTGCTGATCCGTTCCCAGCGCGGCGAATCCGTCCTCGTGGTCGACGACTCGCCCACGGCGTCCCGGGCGACGCTGGACCGCAACGCGCCGGTCCTCCGCGCGGGGCGTCGACCGAACTCCCGCGTGCGGACGCGTGAACTGACCGTCGCGGGCGGCCTCGCGGCGACGCTGTACGAGCCGGCCACGAGCGCGGCTCCTTCGGGTCTGCTGGTCTTCTTCCACGGCGGTGGCTGGGTGATCGGGAGCCGCTCGGGGTACGACCACGTCACCCGGTACGTCGCCGAGCGCTCCGGGCACCGGGTGCTGTCGGTGGACTACCGGCTCGCGCCGGAAGACCCGTTCCCGGCGGGGGTGCAGGACGCTCTCGCCGCGTTCGACGACGCGGTCGCCCGAGCCGGCGAACTCGATGTGGATCCGGAGCGGATCGTGCTCGGCGGGGACAGCGCCGGCGCGACGCTCGCGGCGGTGGCGGCGCGCCAGGCCGCCGAGCGGGACGGCGGCCCGTTGCCGGCCGGCCGGTGGCTGCTGTACCCCGCCACAGACCTCGCCGGACGCCATCCGTCGCGCACCACGTTCGGCCGGGGATTTTTGCTCACCGACGCCGACATCGGGTGGTTCCAGGACCGCTACCTGCCCGCCGGGATCGACCGCACCGATCCGCGGGTGTCGGTGCTCTACGGGGAAATCGATCCCCGGACGGCGCCCGTTCACCTGGTCACCGCCGGATTCGACCCCCTGCGTGACGAGGGTGAGGCCTACGCCGCCCGGCTCCGGTCCGCCGGGATCGGCGTCACCGCCGTGCGCGAACCCGATCTGCCCCACGGGTTCCTGCCCTTCCTCCACCTCGGGCCCCGGTTCGAGCAAGCGGTCGCGGCCGGCGTCGACGCGCTGAGCCGGATGCTCGCCCAGCCCCGGTCCGCCACGCACGGCGTCACCGACTGA